In Eubalaena glacialis isolate mEubGla1 chromosome 3, mEubGla1.1.hap2.+ XY, whole genome shotgun sequence, the following are encoded in one genomic region:
- the PPT1 gene encoding palmitoyl-protein thioesterase 1 isoform X2 → MASSSFLWLLALAFLPASCASLALGHLDPPAPLPLVIWHGMGVFGLPRCPGESSHICDLIRKTLNAGAYNKAIQERLVQAEYWHDPIKEDIYRNHSIFLADINQERGVNESYKKNLMALKKFVMVKFLNDSIVDPVDSEWFGFYRSGQAKETIPLQESTLYTQDRLGLKAMDNEGQLVFLALEGDHLQLSEAWFYAHIIPFLE, encoded by the exons ATGGCGTCGTCCAGCTTCTTGTGGCTCTTGGCTCTCGCTTTCCTGCCGGCGTCCTGCGCTTCCCTGGCACTGGGGCATCTTGACCCGCCGGCCCCTCTGCCTCTGGTGATCTGGCATGGGATGG GTGTTTTTGGACTCCCTCGGTGCCCAGGAGAGAGCTCTCACATCTGTGACTTGATCAGAAAAACACTGAATGCTGGAGCTTACAACAAAGCTATACAAGAACG CCTGGTGCAAGCAGAATACTGGCACGACCCCATAAAGGAGGACATATACCGCAACCACAGCATCTTCTTGGCAGATATTAATCAGGAGAGA GGTGTCAATGAGTCCTACAAGAAAAACCTGATGGCCTTGAAGAAGTTTGTGATGGTGAAATTCCTCAATGATTCCATTGTGGACCCCGTGGATTCTGAG TGGTTTGGATTTTACAGAAGCGGCCAAGCCAAGGAAACCATTCCCTTACAGGAGAGCACCCTGTACACACAG GACCGCCTGGGGCTAAAGGCAATGGACAACGAAGGACAGCTGGTGTTCCTGGCTCTCGAAGGGGACCATCTTCAACTGTCTGAAGCATGGTTTTATGCCCACATCATACCCTTCCTTGAGTGA
- the PPT1 gene encoding palmitoyl-protein thioesterase 1 isoform X1, with amino-acid sequence MASSSFLWLLALAFLPASCASLALGHLDPPAPLPLVIWHGMGDSCCNPLSMGAIKKMVEKKIPGIYVLSLEIGKTLVEDVENSFFLNVNSQVTTVCQILAKDPKLQQGYNAMGFSQGGQFLRAVVQRCPSPPMINLISVGGQHQGVFGLPRCPGESSHICDLIRKTLNAGAYNKAIQERLVQAEYWHDPIKEDIYRNHSIFLADINQERGVNESYKKNLMALKKFVMVKFLNDSIVDPVDSEWFGFYRSGQAKETIPLQESTLYTQDRLGLKAMDNEGQLVFLALEGDHLQLSEAWFYAHIIPFLE; translated from the exons ATGGCGTCGTCCAGCTTCTTGTGGCTCTTGGCTCTCGCTTTCCTGCCGGCGTCCTGCGCTTCCCTGGCACTGGGGCATCTTGACCCGCCGGCCCCTCTGCCTCTGGTGATCTGGCATGGGATGG GAGACAGCTGTTGTAATCCCTTAAGCATGGGCGCTATTAAAAAAATGGTCGAGAAGAAAATACCTGGAATTTACGTCTTGTCTTTAGAGATTGGGAAGACCCTGGTAGAG GATGTGGAGAACAGCTTCTTTTTGAATGTCAACTCCCAAGTAACAACGGTGTGTCAGATTCTTGCTAAGGATCCTAAATTGCAGCAAGGCTACAATGCTATGGGATTCTCCCAGGGAGGCCAATTTCT gaGGGCAGTGGTTCAGAGATGCCCATCACCTCCTATGATCAATCTCATATCAGTTGGGGGACAACATCAAG GTGTTTTTGGACTCCCTCGGTGCCCAGGAGAGAGCTCTCACATCTGTGACTTGATCAGAAAAACACTGAATGCTGGAGCTTACAACAAAGCTATACAAGAACG CCTGGTGCAAGCAGAATACTGGCACGACCCCATAAAGGAGGACATATACCGCAACCACAGCATCTTCTTGGCAGATATTAATCAGGAGAGA GGTGTCAATGAGTCCTACAAGAAAAACCTGATGGCCTTGAAGAAGTTTGTGATGGTGAAATTCCTCAATGATTCCATTGTGGACCCCGTGGATTCTGAG TGGTTTGGATTTTACAGAAGCGGCCAAGCCAAGGAAACCATTCCCTTACAGGAGAGCACCCTGTACACACAG GACCGCCTGGGGCTAAAGGCAATGGACAACGAAGGACAGCTGGTGTTCCTGGCTCTCGAAGGGGACCATCTTCAACTGTCTGAAGCATGGTTTTATGCCCACATCATACCCTTCCTTGAGTGA